One Methanofollis sp. genomic window, ATAGAGGGGGAAGACAGAACCGGAGTCCAGAAGGAATATGCCAACCCCGCCCCATGGGTTACCACGAAAATGATCCCGGAATCCTCCCTAATACCCGCTCGCATAATACCACCCTCCCTCTTCCCTGATATGCACCGGGACGTCGAAGAGTCCGCCGATCACCTCATCGGTCAGGACCTCCTCCTTCGGGCCGTCGCCGTAGATGCGTCCGTCCTTCATCAAGACCACCCGCGAGATCTCGGGGATGATGTCGTGGAGGTTGTGGGTGACCATGATCACGCCTGTCCCCGAGCGTGCAATCTTCCGCAAGGTCGAGCGGACGTGGTGGAGGGCGTGGAGGTCGAGGCTGTTCGTGGGTTCGTCCAGGATGAGCGCAACGGGGTCGTGGACGAGGGCGCGGCCGATGAGGAAGCGCCTCGCCTCGCCGGTGGACATCCGCGTCATGGGGCGGGCCGCAAGGTGTTCTATCTCCAGGAAATTGAGAATCTCTTCAGTCCTGCCCTCCATCGCCGGGGTGACCTCGTGCCTGAAGAGGCCGACACTGGAGAAGAAACCGGAGAGGACGACGTCACGCCCGG contains:
- a CDS encoding ATP-binding cassette domain-containing protein, which encodes GRDVVLSGFFSSVGLFRHEVTPAMEGRTEEILNFLEIEHLAARPMTRMSTGEARRFLIGRALVHDPVALILDEPTNSLDLHALHHVRSTLRKIARSGTGVIMVTHNLHDIIPEISRVVLMKDGRIYGDGPKEEVLTDEVIGGLFDVPVHIREEGGWYYASGY